A genomic segment from Drosophila miranda strain MSH22 chromosome 5, D.miranda_PacBio2.1, whole genome shotgun sequence encodes:
- the LOC108164482 gene encoding zinc transporter ZIP9-B isoform X1, with protein sequence MAEETVVLILLVIVMLVGSYLAGSIPMLMKLSEEKLKCVTVLGAGLLVGTALAVIIPEGIRSLYMDSERTTDLTPGPKPQDYSQTIGLSLVLGFVFMMLVDVSQRRSNIGSDEKNTATLTLGLVVHAAADGIALGAAATTSHQDVEIIVFLAIMLHKAPAAFGLVSFLLHEKVERQQIRRHLALFSLSAPLLTILTYFGIGQEQKETLNSVNATGIAMLFSAGTFLYVATVHVLPELTQGGHHHHKGTASPQYEYRVLEESRDVGTIDMNGIAAASNSQSHSIQALRYSELVIMICGALLPLIITFGHKH encoded by the exons ATGGCGGAAGAGACTGTAGTTCTTATTTTATTGGTGATAGTGATGCTCGTTGGCTCTTATCTGGCTGGAAGCATACCAATGCTGATGAAATTAAGCGAG GAGAAGTTGAAGTGTGTCACTGTGCTTGGCGCTGGTTTATTGGTGGGTACTGCTTTAGCTGTAATTATACCAGAAGGTATTCGTTCATTGTATATGGATAGTGAACGAACGACAGACTTGACGCCAGGTCCTAAACCTCAAGACTACTCGCAAACTATAGGACTTTCCCTCGTGCTTGGTTTTGTCTTCATGATGCTGGTTGACGTTTCTCAACGGAGGAGCAATATCGGTAGTGACGAGAAAAATACTGCCACACTCACGCTTGGCTTAGTGGTACATGCTGCAG CTGATGGAATTGCGTTAGGGGCTGCTGCAACAACGAGTCATCAGGACGTTGAAATAATAGTTTTTCTCGCCATTATGTTACACAAGGCACCTGCAGCATTTGGATTGGTTAGCTTTTTGTTGCATGAGAAAGTCGAGCGACAACAAATTCGTAGACATTTGGCACTTTTTTCCTTATCAGCCCCACTACTGACGATTTTAACGTATTTCGGGATTGGTCAGGAGCAAAAGGAGACTTTGAATTCAGTGAATGCTACTGGGATAGCTATGCTATTTTCAGCCGGAACTTTTTTGTATGTTGCCACTGTGCATGTTCTCCCGGAGCTTACACAAGGtggccatcatcatcataaaGGTACCGCTTCCCCTCAGTACGAGTATCGGGTATTAGAGGAATCTCGAGATGTCGGCACTATTGACATGAACGGTATTGCTGCCGCGAGTAACTCTCAGAGTCATAGTATACAGGCTCTACG